One stretch of Glandiceps talaboti chromosome 7, keGlaTala1.1, whole genome shotgun sequence DNA includes these proteins:
- the LOC144437878 gene encoding dolichyl-diphosphooligosaccharide--protein glycosyltransferase subunit DAD1-like — translation MSANILTVLAKFYDEYQKNTPQRLKLIDAYLGYIMFTGIMQFVYCTLVGTFPFNSFLSGFISCVGSFVLAVCLRVQVNPSNKSQFYNLSPERAFSDFIFASIILHLVVMNFIG, via the exons ATGTCTGCAAACATTTTGACAGTTCTTGCGAAGTTCTATGATGAGTATCAGAAGAACACACCACAGAGGTTGAAATTAATTGATGCATACCTTGGTTACATCATGTTTACGGGAATAATGCAGTTTGTTTACTGCACACTCGTTGGTACATTTCCGTTCAACTCCTTTTTGTCAGGGTTCATTTCATGTGTAGGATCATTCGTATTGGCAG TCTGTTTAAGAGTGCAAGTTAACCCATCAAACAAGTCACAGTTTTATAACCTGTCGCCAGAACGTGCCTTTTCTGATTTCATCTTTGCAAGTATTATACTTCACTTAGTGGTGATGAACTTTATTGGTTAA
- the LOC144437570 gene encoding protein arginine N-methyltransferase 7-like — translation MATITTTTQNTADVFFSRVNPTTGDTEWIMQDQEYDYHQEVSRSAYADMLHDDERNKKYYAAIKEAVKIIQGRGKKAHVLDIGTGTGLLSMMAANSGAERVTACEAFHPMANVARKIIQNNGFADIITVIPKRSTDLTVGPDGDMPFKANILATEVFDTELIGEGAIPTYKHALENLLEDDCIAVPHSATIIVQAVESEKVSKWHKLQPIKLPNGNDIRPPADMETCPGAPSVHDFHLDELTCDQFQPITDPIEILHFPYRNGMVKEYGRNTIETKALRTGKAHAVFMWWTLQMDTKGEILLSMVPHWATSGNYDSVQWRDHWLQAAYYLPQSISVQKDDQVKVTGHHDEYSLWFDFQAENDKNPVSEERLICSSQASIVWSRQRIGMLNDSVRLQKYTSVLRQMIKNNSVVLSVSDGTLLPLMAAKLGAERVYTLERRGGLNKVIDLMVKENDLKDTVKVITKRPEDLTADDLDNHKVDILIGEPYFTNTLLPWHSLCFWYARTKCVDFLADNVIIMPGKATLKAIAVEFDHLWKIRAPVGTLEGFDVKPFDDLVQKSMSYSDREPEAHPLWEYPSRPLTREIDLMKFDFTKAVTQGTLTTAGNVTIQSSGVCHGVVIWMEFELDDNTTVSTGLLQQPVNFTDKLSWDTYTQQAVYFLPNNLTIDINSKQTKLDYTVTFDTKTGDMKFNFQLL, via the exons ATGGCAACAATAACGACGACCACTCAGAACACTGCAGACGTCTTTTTCTCACGTGTGAACCCCACCACTGGCGACACTGAATGGATAATGCAAGACCAAGAATACGACTACCATCAAGAAGTGTCAAGATCTGCGTATGCCGATATGCTTCATGATGATGAGCGG AATAAAAAGTACTATGCTGCCATCAAAGAAGCTGTTAAAATTATTCAAGGCAGGGGAAAGAAAGCACATGTTCTGGATATTGGAACAGGGACTGGTTTATTATCCATGATGGCAGCTAATTCTGGTGCTGAGAGAGTCACAGCTTGTGAG GCATTTCATCCAATGGCTAATGTAGCCAGGAAgattatacaaaataatgggTTTGCTGATATAATTACAGTTATTCCTAAGCGATCAACTGATTTAACTGTTGGGCCAG ATGGTGACATGCCCTTCAAAGCCAACATTCTTGCCACTGAGGTATTTGATACTGAACTAATTGGAGAAGGAGCCATACCAACCTACAAACATGCTTTAGAAAACTTACTAGAG GATGACTGTATAGCCGTTCCTCATTCAGCAACTATTATTGTACAAGCAGTGGAATCAGAGAAAGTTTCAAAATGGCACAAGCTTCAACCAATCAAACTTCCCAATGGTAATGACATCAGACCCCCAGCAGATATGGAGACGTGTCCAGGAGCACCATCAGTGCATGATTTCCATTTGGATGAGTTAACATGTGACCAATTTCAGCCAATCACAGACCCTATTGAAATTTTACACTTCCCATATCGAAATGGCATGGTAAAAGAGTATGGCAGAAATACAATTGAAACCAAAGCATTGCGGACGGGCAAAGCACATGCAGTTTTTATGTGGTGGACCTTGCAGATGGACACAAAGGGTGAAATTTTGCTAAGTATGGTACCACACTGGGCAACATCTGGCAACTATGATTCAGTTCAATGGAGAGATCACTGGTTACAGGCAGCTTACTATCTACCACAGAGTATTAGTGTACAAAAAG ATGATCAAGTGAAAGTAACCGGACACCATGATGAATATAGTCTTTGGTTTGACTTTCAAGCTGAGAATGATAAAAATCCAGTCAGTGAAGAAAGACTAATATGTAGTTCTCAAGCCAGCATCGTCTGGAGTAGACAACGAATTGGTATGCTGAATGACAGTGTCAGactacaaaaatacacatcGGTCCTGAGACAG ATGATCAAGAACAATTCTGTAGTTTTATCTGTAAGTGATGGTACTTTGCTTCCATTGATGGCAGCTAAATTAGGAGCTGAAAGG GTGTACACACTAGAGAGAAGAGGAGGATTAAATAAGGTCATTGACCTCATGGTTAAGGAGAATGACCTCAAAGACACAGTCAAAGTGATAACCAAAAGACCAGAAGATCTGACAGCTGATGATTTAGATAACCACAAG GTGGATATACTGATTGGAGAGCCATATTTTACCAACACCTTACTGCCCTGGCACAGTTTATGTTTCTGGTATGCCCGCACTAAATGTGTAGATTTTTTAGCAGACAATGTTATCATCATGCCTGGGAAAGCCACTTTAAAAGCCATTGCTGTAGAATTTGATCATTTATGGAAGATTAGAGCACCGGTGGGAACACTAGAAGGTTTTGATGTCAAACCGTTTGATGATCTTGTACAG AAATCAATGAGTTATAGTGACAGGGAACCAGAAGCACACCCACTGTGGGAATATCCATCACGACCTTTGACCAGAGAAATTGACCtgatgaaatttgattttaCAAAAGCTGTGACCCAGGGGACTTTGACAACAGCTGGTAATGTGACCATACAGAG TTCTGGTGTGTGTCATGGTGTTGTTATATGGATGGAATTTGAACTGGATGACAACACTACTGTGTCAACAGGTCTATTACAACAACCTGTAAACTTTACAGATAAACTTAGTTGGGATACATATACACAACAAGCAGTTTACTTCTTACCTAACAATCTAACAATTGATATCaactcaaaacaaacaaaacttgattatactgttacatttgataCAAAAACTGGTGACATGAAATTCAACTTTCAACTTCTCTGA
- the LOC144437877 gene encoding uncharacterized protein LOC144437877: MPVFFLDRLPLPSLRTYTVISVLMVAVSMWYAHQVVLDNRLTEALQNIIAKESQRQGDVPPDVEISPAAHIIFPDTAKLIVINKTGTFDDVSGGRDSEEEVEFGSHVIDVVAVEDENAEGEETVIVTGEDGDEERIEIDADEVEDVGDVVENEVPDETDGDDGVTTLEEKDTGIEDSDLEMEVTIELEPMSHLDQMVDVMMQEHLCVWAIINMGYCLLILLGKLIQVIVFGQLRVSEQQHLKDKFWNFLFHKFIFVFGVMNVQNMHEVVLWSTWFSILGFLHLLAQMCKDRFEYLSFSPTTPKWTHIKVLALLLIILAMCGSLLALSIFVGVHLGLHLFAFMAAECVLLTIRTLYVVIRYAIHLSDLNRDGLWENRSAYIYYTELTMELSALSVDFCHHLHMLLWANIFLSMASLVICMQLRFLYNEIQRRIKRHRNYRRVVSNMEARFAPATAEELEANDDDCAICWDRMMTARKLPCGHYFHNSCLRSWLEHDTSCPTCRKSLNVAPGGSPPDSEDEVERPPQPPPQAARVGLRFRAQREPPGRRINRRNHFFHFDGSRIASWMPSFSVEVTHTTQVLGGPGLAAVNSQLENMAHQVHVMFPHVPVNTIQADLRITRSVELTVDNILEGRIEIPLADVFEPGNQPEGAAGFQPPNPPPPAAAGLFQPPNQPPPAGLFQPLNPPPTGLFQAANPPQTGLFQAANPPPAGLFQPLNPPPEGDVFQPGSPPTPPTDMQSPFDNLPSNILNPEPQPSTSSDSQIADTTYNTDNTETSNGNDGSTESARTSIGGIEVYSSRFSKSPSERESILEERKRTLLQQARRRYIARQKEEQRATEEEEIEEESLASIRHFTKEGEISEDSNHSPEDRVRRRALALEAAERRLQQQNNGSHSHSD, from the exons ATGCCTGTGTTTTTTCTAGACCGTCTACCCTTACCAAGTCTAAGGACGTACACGGTGATCAGTGTGTTGATGGTTGCTGTCTCGATGTGGTATGCCCACCAAGTCGTTCTTGATAACAGACTAACGGAGGCTTTGCAAAACATCATAGCTAAAGAATCGCAAAGACAAGGAGATGTACCACCAGATGTTGAAATATCGCCAGCTGCACATATAATATTTCCGGACACCGCGAAACTAATAGTGATCAACAAAACGGGGACATTTGATGATGTAAGTGGAGGGAGGGACAGTGAGGAGGAGGTTGAATTTGGAAGCCATGTAATTGATGTAGTTGCAGTGGAGGACGAAAATGCGGAAGGGGAGGAAACTGTTATAGTTACGGGGGAGGATGGAGATGAGGAAAGGATTGAGATCGATGCTGATGAAGTGGAGGATGTAGGAGACGTTGTTGAGAATGAAGTTCCAGATGAGACAGATGGAGATGACGGTGTTACAACCCTAGAAGAGAAAGATACTGGAATTGAAGATAGTGATTTAGAAATGGAAGTGACAATTGAATTGGAACCAATGAGTCATTTAGACCAGATGGTAGATGTAATGATGCAAGAACATCTATGTGTTTGG GCTATCATCAATATGGGATATTGTCTACTGATATTGCTAGGGAAACTGATTCAGGTTATTGTATTTGGACAACTGAGAGTCAGTGAACAACAG CACCTGAAGGACAAGTTTTGGAACTTCTTATTCCACAAGTTTATCTTTGTGTTTGGCGTCATGAATGTTCAAAATATGCATGAAGTTGTCCTGTGGTCAACGTGGTTCTCAATTCTTGGATTTCTACACCTGCTGGCTCAGATGTGCAAAGACAGGTTTGAATAC TTGTCGTTTTCACCTACAACTCCAAAGTGGACACATATCAAAGTATTAGCTTTACTACTGATTATCCTTGCTATGTGTGGTAGTCTCCTTGCACTCAGTATCTTTGTAGGAGTACATCTTGGACTTCATTTGTTTGCCTTTATGGCTGCCGAG TGTGTGTTGCTGACAATCAGAACACTGTACGTTGTTATAAG GTATGCCATTCATCTATCTGACTTGAATCGCGATGGTCTATGGGAGAATCGTAGTGCTTATATTTACTACACTGAACTCACCATGGAGTTATCAGCCCTGTCTGTTGATTTCTGCCACCATTTGCATATGTTG CTATGGGCTAACATTTTCCTGAGTATGGCTAGTTTGGTGATCTGTATGCAGTTGCGGTTCCTGTATAATGAAATACAACGTAGGATAAAGAGACATAGGAATTATAGACGGGTTGTCAGTAACATGGAAGCCAG GTTTGCTCCTGCTACAGCAGAAGAATTGGAAGCTAATGATGATGACTGTGCCATATGCTGGGATAGAATGATGACAGCTAGAAAGCTGCCATGTGGCCACTACTTTCACAA CTCATGTCTCAGGTCTTGGTTAGAACATGATACATCCTGTCCTACTTGTCGTAAATCTCTAAACGTTGCACCTGGTGGTAGCCCACCTGATTCTGAGGACGAAGTGGAAagaccaccacaaccaccaccacagGCAGCACGTGTTGGGCTTCGTTTCAGAGCTCAGAGAGAACCACCTGGTAGACGAATTAATAGACGAAACCACTTCTTTCATTTCGATG GATCTAGAATTGCCAGTTGGATGCCAAGTTTTTCAGTTGAAgtaacacacacaacacaagtgTTAGGAGGTCCTGGCCTTGCTGCTGTCAACTCTCAGTTAGAAAACATG GCCCATCAGGTGCATGTGATGTTTCCACATGTTCCAGTAAATACCATTCAAGCTGATCTGAGAATAACACGTTCAGTTGAATTGACTGTTGATAATATACTTGAAGGAAGAATAGAAATACCACTG GCTGATGTGTTTGAGCCTGGAAACCAACCAGAAGGAGCTGCTGGTTTCCAACCACCAaacccaccaccaccagcagcagcTGGTCTGTTTCAGCCTCCAAACCAACCACCACCTGCTGGACTATTTCAACCTCTAAACCCACCACCGACAGGGCTATTCCAAGCTGCAAACCCACCACAGACAGGGCTATTCCAAGCTGCAAACCCACCACCAGCTGGGCTATTCCAACCTTTAAACCCACCCCCAGAAGGTGATGTTTTCCAGCCAGGGAGTCCACCAACTCCACCTACAGATATGCAGTCACCATTTGATAATTTACCCAGTAATATCTTAAATCCTGAACCTCAACCAAGTACATCTAGTGATTCACAGATTGCTGATACCACATACAATACTGATAACACTGAAACAAG CAATGGAAATGATGGTAGCACAGAAAGTGCTAGGACTAGTATTGGTGGTATTGAAGTATATAGCAGTAGATTCAGTAAATCACCTTCTGAGAGGGAAAGTATTTTAGAAGAAAGGAAAAGAACTCTTCTACAGCAAGCTAGACG GAGGTACATAGCTAGACAAAAAGAAGAACAAAGAGCAACTGAAGAAGAAGAAATTGAAGAAGAAAGTCTTGCCAGTATTCGACATTTCACAAAAGAAGGAGAAATATCTGAAGACAGTAATCATAGTCCAGAAGACCGGGTAAGAAGACGTGCCTTAGCACTAGAGGCTGCTGAAAGACGccttcaacaacaaaataatggcTCCCATTCACACAGTGATTGA